GACCCCTCGCGCCCCAACGGCCTGCGCGGCTGGGCCGACCGCGTCGCCGAGGTGCTCGCCCGGCAGACCGACGACTTCGGCTACGCCAACCTCGCGATCCGCGGGCGCAAGCTCGCCCCCATCGTGGCCGAGCAGGTCGACGCCGCCATCGCGCTCGAGCCCGACCTGATCACCATCCACGGCGGTGGCAACGACGTGCTGCGCCCCCGCGTCGACCTCGACGCGCTCGCCCGGACGTACGACGACGCGATCGCGCGGCTGACCACCACGGGCGCGCGGGTCGTGATGTTCACGCTCTTCGACCCGGGCGCCGGCGGCATCTACGGCCCCGTCCGCGGGCGGATGGCGATCTTCAACGAGTGGGTCCGCGAGATCGCCGACCGCCACGACGCGACCATCGTCGACATGTGGCGGATGCGCGACATCGAGATCGCCGGCGTCATGGACACCGACCGGATGCACCTCAACGGCTCCGGCCACACGCACATCGCCCACGCCGTCCTCGAGGCGATCGGCGTCGAGCACGGCCTCGAGCCCGTCACCGTCGGACCGCTGCCGGTGCTCGGGCGCCGCGAGGCGTGGGCCGCCAACGCCCAGTGGACGCGCGAGTTCCTCGTGCCGTGGGTGCACCGCCGCATCACCGGCCGGTCCTCCGGCGACACGGTCTCCCCCAAGCACCCCCACCTCGCGGAGGTCCGCCGCTCCGAGGTCGGGTAGCATTCCCCCGCCGTCCACGGACGGCACTGCGGATGTAGCTCAGCTGGTAGAGCGCGACCTTCCCAAGGTCGATGTCGCGAGTTCGAATCTCGTCATCCGCTCCAGTTCTCCAGAGCGCCGAGCGCGACGCTCTGCCCACCGTCGATGTCGCGAGCTCGAATCTCGTCATCCGCTCCCGTTCCTTAGAAAGCCCGTCCTCTCCGCTGCGGGTTGTCGTCGTACGAGCGGTGAGTGGAGCAGCTTCTCCCGCCGTGGAACCTGCGTCACCAACCGCTGGTCGCGCCATGCTGTGACCGCAGGGAGACTTGCGCCTGCTGGGGCCAGAGGGGACAGTGAGGCGATCGTCTAGCGTCAGAGGTACCTTCCCCATGCCTGCACTTCCCCGCCGTACGAC
This genomic stretch from Nocardioides renjunii harbors:
- a CDS encoding GDSL-type esterase/lipase family protein; protein product: MTFHRYVALGDSFTEGVGDPDPSRPNGLRGWADRVAEVLARQTDDFGYANLAIRGRKLAPIVAEQVDAAIALEPDLITIHGGGNDVLRPRVDLDALARTYDDAIARLTTTGARVVMFTLFDPGAGGIYGPVRGRMAIFNEWVREIADRHDATIVDMWRMRDIEIAGVMDTDRMHLNGSGHTHIAHAVLEAIGVEHGLEPVTVGPLPVLGRREAWAANAQWTREFLVPWVHRRITGRSSGDTVSPKHPHLAEVRRSEVG